One Helicobacter cetorum MIT 00-7128 DNA window includes the following coding sequences:
- a CDS encoding phosphoethanolamine transferase, protein MFNRVISPAAHTSASFKVLLTYANNDTQKSSTKRPWYTYANLGAIINTAGYESFWFSNQEKGWEEHSNSFGILSSVFKHRHFIKADYINTYDEALLPLLEKSKLKDKNFIVFHLSGSHILYNVRFPKSFEKFKPKDIDFSYLKTRTNADKQVVADYINSLYYTDSILNRIVSFFKDKESLVIYISDHAQDVYESWDKALHHCNAYGVEIPFIIYASPLYAKHHQDKIQVIQNALNKPFMSDNFLHTLLELIGIRTKDYDPTKDLLSPSFDSKRILNPCKSFIYHNRHAS, encoded by the coding sequence ATTTTTAACAGAGTGATTAGCCCTGCTGCACACACATCTGCAAGCTTTAAGGTGCTATTGACCTATGCTAATAATGATACGCAAAAATCTAGCACAAAAAGACCATGGTATACCTATGCTAATCTAGGGGCTATTATCAATACAGCTGGTTATGAAAGTTTTTGGTTTTCCAATCAAGAAAAGGGTTGGGAAGAGCATAGCAATAGCTTTGGAATTTTATCTTCTGTTTTTAAGCACCGCCATTTTATCAAAGCAGACTATATTAACACTTATGATGAGGCGTTATTGCCTCTTTTAGAAAAATCTAAACTTAAAGATAAAAATTTTATCGTATTTCATTTAAGTGGTTCTCATATTCTTTATAATGTCCGTTTCCCCAAAAGTTTTGAAAAGTTTAAACCCAAAGATATTGATTTTTCCTACTTAAAAACACGCACTAATGCCGACAAACAAGTGGTAGCTGACTATATCAATTCTTTGTATTACACTGATAGCATTTTAAATCGTATTGTTTCATTTTTCAAAGATAAAGAAAGTTTGGTTATTTATATTAGCGACCATGCTCAAGATGTCTATGAAAGTTGGGATAAAGCCTTGCATCATTGCAATGCTTATGGCGTAGAAATACCCTTTATTATCTATGCCTCGCCCCTTTATGCTAAACACCACCAAGATAAAATCCAAGTTATACAAAACGCCCTTAATAAACCTTTTATGAGTGATAATTTCTTGCATACTTTATTAGAGCTTATTGGCATTAGGACTAAAGATTATGACCCTACAAAAGATTTATTAAGCCCTTCTTTTGATAGTAAGCGCATTTTAAACCCATGCAAATCATTCATTTATCATAACAGACATGCCTCATAA
- a CDS encoding methyl-accepting chemotaxis protein, translated as MNLHTLKSKIIIGLGLSFSVLLVAVWIFLSKDYKSVAHEQGLHVTKMLNQSILNTVVQAINIGTKEAIHQAIEDSNKIEGVKVKFFPGEGDIRLFKYNVKFGENYPKEVLEYFRDVTKPQYNVVNEKDGFVWLLQPLANAKSCMVCHVNNKEGEMLGVMELKLNLSKIYASISTHQYSTISTIIAVVVALLFILLFVVKRDLFNPLNKLIELSNGFVNTAKVDLSKRLGIKTRDEIGIAAKNIDGFLDKVQEVIVESGKIFEKDKILYSDLGKVSNELVGMGQTQVEHMNNMNEAIVNSNELLTHAQNNLNESTENLNHSFNVLQEFRVELEAVVGANMSMNEKQNMMRENFSHLQTQANEIKNIGAIINDIADRTNLLALNAAIEAARAGEHGRGFAVVADEVRKLSEQIKKSLGEINVLVGTLNESIGSNGANANQIVEESNSVSEKIKELMEKNHDVVRMLEESRNKVIGGIEENSEVSSKINGIKGLSASVLETFNVVKESRERLDNNIKQLQENTVLLGKEFDKFN; from the coding sequence TTGAACTTACATACTTTAAAAAGCAAAATAATCATTGGATTGGGTTTGAGTTTCAGTGTTCTTTTGGTCGCTGTTTGGATTTTTTTGAGCAAAGATTATAAAAGCGTAGCCCATGAACAAGGCTTGCATGTAACCAAAATGCTTAATCAAAGCATTCTTAACACCGTGGTGCAAGCTATTAATATTGGCACTAAAGAGGCGATTCATCAAGCTATTGAAGATAGCAATAAGATTGAGGGTGTCAAGGTAAAGTTCTTTCCGGGCGAAGGCGATATTAGACTTTTTAAATACAATGTCAAATTTGGCGAAAATTACCCTAAAGAAGTTTTAGAATATTTCAGAGATGTAACTAAACCTCAATACAATGTGGTGAATGAAAAAGATGGTTTTGTATGGCTCTTGCAACCTTTAGCTAATGCGAAATCTTGCATGGTTTGTCATGTGAATAATAAAGAGGGCGAAATGCTAGGGGTTATGGAGCTTAAACTAAATTTAAGTAAGATTTACGCCTCCATATCTACACACCAATATAGCACTATAAGCACGATTATTGCTGTGGTAGTAGCGCTATTATTTATTTTGCTCTTTGTGGTTAAAAGAGATTTGTTTAACCCCTTAAACAAACTCATTGAATTAAGTAATGGCTTTGTCAATACTGCTAAGGTGGATTTAAGCAAACGCTTAGGCATAAAAACTAGAGACGAAATCGGTATCGCTGCTAAAAATATTGATGGCTTTTTGGATAAGGTTCAAGAAGTGATTGTAGAGAGTGGGAAGATTTTTGAAAAAGATAAAATTCTTTATAGTGATTTAGGTAAAGTGAGCAACGAATTAGTTGGCATGGGTCAAACCCAAGTAGAGCACATGAATAACATGAATGAGGCGATTGTCAATAGTAATGAACTATTAACGCATGCGCAAAATAATTTGAATGAAAGCACTGAAAATTTAAATCATTCGTTTAATGTATTGCAAGAGTTTCGTGTAGAGCTAGAGGCAGTAGTAGGTGCTAATATGAGCATGAATGAAAAGCAAAATATGATGAGAGAGAATTTCAGTCATTTGCAAACCCAAGCTAATGAGATTAAAAATATTGGTGCAATCATTAATGATATTGCTGATAGAACTAATCTCTTAGCCTTAAATGCTGCCATTGAGGCTGCAAGAGCAGGTGAGCATGGAAGAGGCTTTGCTGTAGTAGCTGATGAAGTAAGAAAATTAAGCGAGCAAATTAAAAAGTCGCTAGGCGAAATCAATGTTTTAGTGGGGACATTGAATGAAAGCATTGGTTCTAATGGAGCAAATGCTAATCAAATTGTTGAAGAAAGTAATAGTGTAAGCGAAAAAATCAAGGAGCTTATGGAGAAAAACCACGATGTAGTTCGCATGCTAGAAGAAAGTCGCAATAAAGTTATAGGCGGTATTGAAGAAAATAGCGAAGTTTCTAGCAAGATTAATGGCATTAAAGGGTTGAGCGCATCGGTTTTAGAGACCTTTAATGTGGTAAAAGAGAGCCGAGAGCGTTTGGATAATAATATTAAACAGCTCCAAGAAAATACCGTGCTTTTAGGTAAGGAATTTGATAAATTTAATTGA
- a CDS encoding MFS transporter, with the protein MFRIVSLSSLASLAFLIGFSMVLNDVLIPHLKSLFNLSYFKASLIQFVFFGAYFIGGFSGKIVSQIGYALGIVLGALLSALGCFLMFFVASIFSYPLMLVALFILSSGMVFLSSASNPFILLISPNNEERTMLFVQIFFLLGTTLAPLVGTHFIFNPSIHLDKIAEIRKIELPYLYLASAFLILAIIFYILHKTYFYLISQNIPKNMPLSAKNLLSYKHFILGCLGIFFFMGAETSVGSFLVLTLNDVFHLNKQEASIYLTYFWGSAFFGCIFGATMMQKIAPNICLATNTCLAILILYLILIFQDKSPIELFVLIGMFNSIIFPIISALTLKNLSHLMALGAGFMNIAIIGGAIITPLQGYIIDRLIESHYSLLWAYIVPILCYFYVLFFALKGYKKD; encoded by the coding sequence TTGTTTAGAATAGTTTCCTTATCATCTCTAGCATCTTTAGCCTTTTTGATAGGGTTTTCTATGGTTTTAAACGATGTGTTAATCCCACATTTAAAGTCCCTTTTCAATCTTTCTTATTTTAAAGCCTCTTTAATCCAATTTGTCTTTTTTGGAGCGTATTTCATAGGGGGATTTTCAGGAAAAATTGTCAGTCAAATAGGTTATGCTCTAGGGATTGTTTTAGGAGCCTTATTGAGTGCTTTGGGGTGTTTTTTAATGTTTTTTGTTGCAAGTATTTTTTCATACCCTCTTATGTTAGTAGCTCTATTTATCCTTTCTTCTGGCATGGTATTTTTATCAAGTGCGAGCAATCCTTTTATTTTGCTTATCTCGCCTAATAATGAAGAGCGCACCATGCTCTTTGTGCAAATCTTTTTTCTCTTAGGCACAACCTTAGCTCCCCTTGTAGGCACACATTTTATTTTTAACCCCTCTATTCATTTGGATAAAATTGCCGAAATAAGAAAAATAGAACTCCCCTATTTATATCTAGCAAGCGCTTTTTTAATCTTAGCGATTATTTTTTATATTCTGCACAAAACCTATTTTTATTTAATCTCTCAAAATATTCCTAAAAATATGCCCCTCTCTGCTAAAAACCTTTTGTCTTACAAGCATTTTATCCTTGGGTGTTTGGGGATTTTCTTTTTTATGGGGGCAGAAACAAGTGTGGGGTCATTTTTGGTCTTAACATTAAATGATGTGTTTCATCTCAACAAACAAGAGGCGTCAATCTATTTGACTTATTTTTGGGGGAGCGCATTTTTTGGGTGTATCTTTGGTGCAACCATGATGCAAAAAATTGCCCCCAACATATGCCTAGCTACCAATACTTGTTTGGCTATTCTTATACTATATTTGATTTTAATCTTTCAAGATAAAAGCCCTATAGAATTATTTGTATTAATAGGAATGTTTAACTCTATCATATTCCCTATTATTAGCGCTCTAACTCTAAAAAATCTTTCACATCTTATGGCACTTGGAGCGGGCTTTATGAATATAGCTATTATTGGAGGAGCTATCATCACCCCTTTACAAGGCTATATTATTGATAGATTGATTGAAAGCCATTATTCACTGCTATGGGCATATATCGTGCCTATTTTGTGTTATTTTTATGTGCTATTTTTTGCCCTTAAGGGTTATAAAAAGGATTAA
- a CDS encoding methyl-accepting chemotaxis protein — MFFNKKPSLKELKSIEKVVALASSGELEARIIDIDPQSDYYPLALRINDLLDQVEAFQREVATCTSLAQKGVTYRNVFTSGFRKSFRTNSQAIKEGVEGILSAKKALVMHELNNELEKLGMGTAGMPKILEGLSHSQDLLTQSNTICAEVAQNSQEALKDFTLMQEHMNTLSATNEHSSNTLNTLNEELQEASKVVSSIDEIASQTNLLALNAAIEAARAGEYGRGFAVVADEVRKLSEKTSDSVESVQRTFKIFNEQTSALLKAFSEANELLQTALGTIQIFSQTLNSFNAQSQQGSSIASSAKEQLSKIVASFRLMAFKMRLYRDTVHSNNKEERLNTDLDELSVILQAYPMQHFLTSTRDFAKRCLEGYDQENMHELVEGFKQLESQSQALLDSIA, encoded by the coding sequence ATGTTTTTTAATAAAAAACCCTCTCTAAAAGAACTAAAATCTATTGAAAAAGTTGTTGCCCTTGCCTCTAGTGGCGAATTAGAAGCACGCATTATTGATATTGACCCACAAAGCGACTACTATCCCCTAGCCCTAAGAATCAACGATTTATTAGACCAAGTAGAGGCATTCCAACGAGAAGTTGCTACTTGCACAAGTCTTGCTCAAAAAGGCGTAACTTATCGTAATGTATTTACTTCGGGCTTTCGTAAGTCTTTCCGCACCAACTCTCAAGCAATTAAAGAGGGAGTAGAAGGGATTTTGAGCGCTAAAAAAGCTTTGGTTATGCATGAGCTTAATAACGAATTAGAAAAATTAGGCATGGGAACAGCTGGGATGCCAAAGATTTTAGAAGGACTCTCTCATAGTCAAGACTTACTCACACAATCTAATACTATCTGCGCTGAAGTAGCTCAAAATAGCCAAGAGGCTTTGAAAGATTTCACACTCATGCAAGAGCATATGAATACCCTAAGTGCAACTAACGAGCATTCTAGCAATACCCTAAACACACTTAATGAAGAACTTCAAGAGGCCTCTAAGGTGGTCTCTAGCATTGATGAAATTGCTAGTCAAACCAATCTCTTAGCCCTAAATGCTGCTATTGAGGCTGCAAGAGCTGGTGAATATGGCAGAGGTTTTGCTGTGGTAGCTGATGAAGTAAGAAAATTAAGCGAAAAAACTTCAGATTCCGTAGAAAGCGTGCAAAGAACTTTTAAAATCTTTAATGAGCAAACAAGTGCGCTTTTAAAAGCATTTAGTGAGGCTAATGAGCTTTTACAGACCGCTTTAGGCACTATCCAAATCTTTAGTCAAACACTTAATTCCTTTAACGCTCAAAGCCAACAAGGCTCTAGTATTGCTAGTTCTGCTAAAGAGCAACTCTCTAAAATTGTTGCCTCTTTCCGTTTGATGGCATTCAAAATGCGCCTTTATAGAGACACCGTGCATTCTAACAACAAAGAAGAGCGCTTAAATACGGATTTAGATGAGCTTTCTGTTATTTTGCAAGCTTATCCTATGCAACACTTCTTAACCTCTACAAGAGATTTTGCTAAGCGTTGTTTGGAAGGCTATGACCAAGAAAACATGCATGAGCTTGTAGAGGGCTTTAAACAACTTGAATCTCAAAGCCAAGCTCTCTTAGATTCTATTGCATAA
- a CDS encoding outer membrane protein: MKKFVAVGLLSSILSSSLLAEGDGVYVGAGYEIGQARVKTNINNWHGGCGWQGCPPGLADNRFNIQGTNINWHSQFATGALNGFGLTLGYKKFFQFKSLGMTSRWLGFRAYSMFDYGHATLGHQNNYPGKLQLDMVSWGFGLDALFNVIDKDNASFGVFSGFSLGGDTWKSSATNYWKQQIIDLTKGKGYNHAVSTVDWQVWLNFGVRTNLFKHNGVEFGVRLPMLVNKFLSSGPLSSQYYYHLKRDFSLYVRYLYTF; encoded by the coding sequence ATGAAGAAGTTTGTAGCTGTGGGACTTTTGTCCTCTATTTTGAGCTCCTCATTGTTGGCTGAGGGTGATGGTGTTTATGTTGGAGCGGGTTATGAAATCGGTCAAGCTCGTGTAAAGACTAATATCAACAATTGGCATGGTGGTTGTGGCTGGCAAGGATGCCCACCGGGATTAGCGGACAATAGATTTAACATTCAAGGCACAAATATTAATTGGCATTCTCAGTTTGCTACCGGTGCGTTAAATGGTTTTGGACTAACTTTAGGTTATAAGAAGTTTTTTCAATTCAAGTCTTTAGGAATGACAAGCAGATGGTTAGGCTTTAGAGCGTATTCTATGTTTGATTATGGGCATGCGACTTTAGGTCATCAAAATAACTATCCCGGTAAGCTCCAGCTAGATATGGTCTCTTGGGGGTTTGGTTTAGATGCGTTGTTTAATGTGATTGATAAAGATAATGCATCTTTTGGTGTTTTCTCTGGTTTCTCGCTTGGTGGGGATACTTGGAAAAGTTCTGCAACAAACTATTGGAAACAACAAATCATTGATTTAACAAAAGGTAAGGGTTATAACCATGCTGTTTCAACCGTTGATTGGCAAGTATGGCTAAACTTCGGTGTGAGAACGAATCTTTTCAAGCATAATGGTGTAGAATTTGGCGTGAGACTTCCTATGTTGGTTAATAAATTTTTGAGTTCTGGACCCTTGTCTTCACAATATTATTATCATTTAAAAAGAGATTTTTCTCTTTATGTGCGTTATCTCTACACATTTTAA
- the rsmH gene encoding 16S rRNA (cytosine(1402)-N(4))-methyltransferase RsmH: protein MPNLDEIHQSVLLQEVLETFMPLKEGVFIDCTLGLGGHSKAILSQNPYLKLVGIDKDKFARELAKERLKEFEGRYSIMSGGFSQCFKNALRAYGEQIKGVLVDLGVSSLQLDDENRGFNFQSHTLDMRMDLESELNAKRVVNSYSLHALERIFKEYGEIREYKKIASKIVERRAKKPFEDAKDLSNFLGSLSKNKKIHPATLAFQAIRIEVNQELEELKGFLESAKNLKGAILCIISFHSLEDALVKNAFRNYAKNCICDALSFKCTCSNNHALGEILTKKPLVPSAKEITENRRSRSAKMRIFRFK, encoded by the coding sequence TTGCCAAACTTAGATGAAATACACCAAAGTGTTTTGTTGCAAGAAGTTTTAGAAACTTTTATGCCCTTAAAAGAGGGAGTCTTCATAGATTGCACTTTGGGATTAGGGGGGCATTCTAAAGCTATTTTGTCTCAAAACCCATACCTTAAGCTTGTAGGTATTGACAAAGATAAATTTGCTAGAGAATTGGCCAAAGAGCGTTTAAAAGAATTTGAGGGGCGTTATAGCATTATGAGTGGGGGTTTTTCGCAATGTTTTAAGAATGCCTTAAGGGCTTATGGCGAGCAGATTAAGGGCGTTTTAGTAGATTTGGGGGTGAGTTCCTTACAGCTTGATGATGAAAATAGGGGTTTTAATTTCCAATCACACACACTAGATATGCGTATGGACTTAGAAAGTGAGCTAAATGCTAAAAGGGTTGTCAATTCTTATTCTTTGCATGCTTTAGAAAGAATTTTTAAAGAATATGGTGAAATAAGAGAATATAAAAAAATTGCTAGTAAGATTGTGGAGCGCCGTGCTAAAAAACCTTTTGAAGACGCTAAAGATTTAAGCAATTTTTTAGGCTCTCTTTCTAAAAATAAGAAAATTCACCCCGCCACTTTAGCCTTTCAAGCCATTCGCATAGAGGTTAATCAAGAATTAGAAGAGTTAAAAGGGTTCTTAGAAAGTGCGAAAAATCTTAAGGGAGCAATTTTATGTATTATATCGTTTCATTCTTTAGAAGATGCGTTAGTAAAGAATGCTTTTAGAAATTATGCAAAAAATTGTATTTGTGATGCTCTAAGCTTTAAATGCACTTGTTCTAACAACCATGCTTTAGGAGAGATTCTAACCAAAAAGCCCCTTGTTCCAAGCGCAAAAGAAATTACAGAAAATAGGCGCTCAAGAAGTGCAAAAATGAGAATTTTTAGGTTTAAGTGA
- a CDS encoding PAS domain-containing protein: MERFVEEEGFLVSKTTTKGVITYANEPFVKIVGAKNLQELLGKPHNIVRHPDMPKTAFKYLWETLQTKNEANVFVKNKSFNGDFYWVFANVTPSFDMHGNVIGYYSVCRKPNPKAIGEISSIYQTLLSQERQIGGMALAQKTLGELLISHNTTFDALMNALQNS, encoded by the coding sequence ATGGAACGCTTTGTAGAAGAAGAGGGCTTTTTAGTTTCAAAAACAACCACTAAGGGCGTAATCACCTATGCTAATGAGCCTTTTGTAAAAATTGTTGGGGCTAAAAATTTGCAAGAGTTATTAGGCAAGCCCCATAATATTGTGCGCCACCCAGATATGCCTAAGACTGCTTTTAAATACCTTTGGGAAACACTTCAAACCAAAAATGAGGCTAATGTTTTTGTTAAGAACAAAAGTTTTAATGGAGATTTTTATTGGGTATTTGCTAATGTAACCCCCTCATTTGATATGCATGGTAATGTGATTGGCTATTATTCAGTGTGCAGAAAGCCTAATCCTAAAGCTATCGGCGAAATTTCATCAATTTATCAAACCCTTTTAAGTCAAGAGCGACAAATCGGCGGAATGGCGCTTGCTCAAAAAACTTTAGGCGAACTCTTAATATCTCATAATACCACTTTTGATGCACTTATGAACGCATTGCAAAATTCTTAA
- a CDS encoding sulfatase-like hydrolase/transferase: MLKSRSFIAINFSFLLLVFANTLASCFYIDSSLNFVFKAFFYALSWCLVYYCVLSFCNHLLRKFLEPLILILWLGFSMLAIVGKLIFDMPLDQELIDIILSSNLNESKEFILHSKGILFIIILAITLGIFLIYKINWQIKIPRKIALFLSAIILFIEIPHAIKAYHQESYSLRGTARYVALFKGVIFTKRSLDTSRNALQSYAQIRQISSSIVHISQKDFVPNVVLVIGESASKNFMQAYGYPLLNMPFTNALAQNNGGGG, from the coding sequence ATGCTTAAATCTCGCTCTTTTATTGCAATAAATTTTTCTTTTTTATTGCTCGTGTTTGCCAACACTTTAGCAAGCTGTTTTTATATAGATAGCTCTTTAAATTTTGTTTTTAAGGCTTTCTTTTATGCTTTGAGTTGGTGTTTAGTGTATTATTGTGTGCTTTCTTTTTGTAATCATTTATTAAGAAAATTTTTAGAGCCATTAATTTTAATTCTTTGGCTAGGGTTTAGCATGTTGGCTATTGTAGGCAAACTTATTTTTGACATGCCATTAGACCAAGAACTAATAGATATTATACTTTCTAGCAATTTAAATGAAAGCAAGGAATTTATCTTGCATTCTAAGGGCATTTTATTCATAATTATTTTAGCTATCACTCTAGGCATTTTTTTAATCTATAAAATTAATTGGCAAATCAAAATACCTAGAAAAATAGCCCTTTTTCTAAGTGCGATTATTTTATTCATAGAAATCCCCCATGCCATTAAAGCCTATCATCAAGAAAGCTATTCTTTAAGAGGCACAGCTCGTTATGTGGCTTTATTTAAGGGCGTTATTTTTACAAAACGCTCTTTAGATACTTCTAGGAATGCTTTGCAAAGCTACGCTCAAATAAGACAAATAAGCTCTTCTATTGTCCATATTTCTCAAAAAGATTTTGTGCCTAATGTGGTGCTTGTGATAGGTGAGAGTGCAAGCAAAAACTTTATGCAAGCTTATGGTTACCCCCTTTTAAACATGCCCTTTACAAATGCGTTAGCCCAAAATAATGGGGGGGGGGGGTAA
- the uvrA gene encoding excinuclease ABC subunit UvrA, giving the protein MRKLLQDKIIIQGAKENNLKNIFLEIPKNQFVVFTGLSGSGKSTLAFDTLYAEGQRRYLESLSSYARQFLDKVGKPNVDKIEGLTPAIAIEQKTTSKNPRSTVGTITEIYDYLRLLFARVGEQFCPTCSEPISSMSATDIIAQICNLEENSKIIILAPIIKDKKGTFNDKLESLRLKGYVRAFIDGVMVRLDEEIHLHKTKKHTIKAVVDRVVVNSENHSRIASAVEKALKESYGELEVEILQENAPSIKKHYSEHKACFKCKISFEELEPLSFSFNSPKGACESCLGLGTKFSLDVGKILEPNTPLNNGAIKVIFGYNRNYYAQMFEGFCESNGIDTTLCFNELNKEQQDALLYGNGTEISFNFKNSPLKRPWKGIIQIAYDMFKEQKDLSDYMSEKTCSTCSGHRLKASSLSVQVAGLKMADFLTKPIEEVYHFFKEPNHFNYLNQQEKQIAEPILKEILERVFFLYDVGLGYLTLGRDARTISGGESQRIRIASQIGSGLTGVLYVLDEPSIGLHEKDTLKLINTLRNLQKKGNTLIVVEHDKETIKHADFIVDIGPKAGRHGGEVIFSGSVEELLQNKHSTALYLNGTKKIERPKFELPKEKHFLEIKNVNINNIKNLSVTIPLKQLVCITGVSGSGKSSLMLQTLLPTAQALLNHAKKVKSLNGVEILGLEHLDKVIYLDQAPIGKTPRSNPATYTGVMDEIRILFAEQKEAKVLGYSASRFSFNVKGGRCEKCQGDGDIKIEMHFLPDVLVQCDSCKGTKYNPQTLEIKVKGKSIADVLSMSVEEAYEFFAKFPKIAVKLKTLIDVGLGYITLGQNATTLSGGEAQRIKLAKELSRKDTGKTLYVLDEPTTGLHFEDVNNLLQVLHSLVALGNSMLVIEHNLDIIKNADYIIDMGPDGGDKGGQVIAQGTPLEVAQNYQLTKSYTAKFLAKEFELE; this is encoded by the coding sequence ATAAGGAAACTCTTGCAAGATAAAATCATTATTCAAGGGGCTAAGGAAAATAATCTAAAAAATATTTTTTTAGAAATCCCTAAAAATCAGTTTGTTGTTTTTACAGGACTAAGTGGCTCGGGTAAATCCACTCTAGCGTTTGATACCTTATATGCTGAAGGACAAAGGCGGTATTTAGAGAGTTTGTCTAGTTATGCGAGACAATTTTTAGACAAAGTAGGCAAGCCTAATGTAGATAAAATTGAAGGGCTAACTCCAGCCATTGCCATTGAGCAAAAGACCACTTCTAAAAACCCCCGCTCCACCGTGGGAACTATCACTGAAATTTATGATTATCTAAGGTTATTATTTGCAAGGGTTGGAGAGCAATTTTGCCCTACATGTTCAGAGCCTATTAGCTCTATGAGTGCGACAGATATTATTGCTCAAATTTGCAACTTAGAAGAAAACTCTAAAATCATCATTCTAGCCCCTATTATTAAGGATAAAAAAGGCACTTTTAATGATAAATTAGAGAGCTTACGCTTAAAGGGGTATGTGAGAGCCTTTATTGATGGGGTGATGGTGCGTTTAGATGAAGAAATCCATTTACACAAGACCAAAAAGCACACCATTAAAGCTGTGGTAGATAGAGTTGTAGTCAATAGTGAAAATCATTCACGAATCGCTAGTGCTGTAGAAAAAGCCCTTAAAGAAAGCTACGGCGAGTTAGAAGTAGAAATCTTGCAAGAAAACGCTCCTAGCATTAAAAAACATTATAGCGAGCATAAGGCATGCTTTAAATGCAAGATTAGTTTTGAAGAATTAGAGCCACTTAGTTTTTCATTCAATTCGCCTAAGGGGGCGTGTGAGAGTTGCTTAGGTTTAGGGACAAAATTTAGCCTAGATGTAGGTAAGATTTTAGAACCTAACACCCCCTTAAATAATGGGGCTATCAAGGTGATTTTTGGGTATAACCGCAATTATTACGCTCAAATGTTTGAAGGCTTTTGTGAATCTAATGGCATTGACACCACGCTTTGTTTTAACGAACTAAACAAAGAGCAACAAGACGCTCTTTTATATGGGAATGGCACTGAAATTAGCTTCAATTTTAAAAATAGCCCCTTAAAACGCCCTTGGAAAGGCATTATTCAAATTGCATATGATATGTTTAAGGAGCAAAAGGATTTAAGCGATTATATGAGCGAGAAAACTTGTTCTACTTGTAGTGGGCATCGCTTAAAAGCATCAAGTTTGAGCGTTCAGGTGGCTGGCTTGAAAATGGCGGATTTTTTAACTAAGCCTATTGAAGAAGTTTATCACTTTTTCAAAGAACCTAACCATTTTAACTATCTTAATCAACAAGAAAAGCAAATCGCTGAACCGATTTTAAAAGAGATTTTAGAAAGGGTGTTTTTCTTATATGATGTAGGGCTAGGGTATTTAACTTTAGGGCGAGATGCAAGAACCATTAGTGGGGGGGAGAGCCAAAGAATAAGAATTGCTAGTCAAATCGGGAGTGGCTTGACAGGAGTTTTATATGTTTTAGATGAGCCTAGTATCGGTCTGCATGAAAAAGATACGCTCAAACTTATTAATACCCTTAGGAATTTACAGAAAAAAGGGAACACGCTTATTGTAGTAGAGCATGACAAAGAGACCATTAAGCATGCGGATTTTATTGTAGATATAGGACCAAAGGCCGGAAGGCATGGGGGTGAAGTCATCTTTAGTGGGAGCGTGGAAGAATTATTACAAAACAAGCATTCTACCGCCTTGTATCTCAATGGCACTAAAAAGATTGAACGCCCTAAATTTGAACTACCCAAAGAAAAACATTTTTTAGAAATTAAAAATGTCAATATCAATAATATTAAGAATTTAAGCGTAACTATCCCCTTAAAACAATTAGTGTGTATTACAGGGGTGAGTGGGAGTGGCAAAAGCTCTTTAATGTTACAAACTCTTTTACCTACAGCTCAAGCTCTCTTAAACCATGCTAAAAAAGTTAAGAGCTTAAATGGTGTAGAAATCTTAGGTTTGGAGCATTTGGATAAAGTGATTTATTTAGACCAAGCTCCTATAGGAAAAACCCCACGAAGTAATCCCGCAACTTACACAGGAGTCATGGATGAAATTAGGATTTTATTTGCCGAGCAAAAAGAAGCTAAGGTTTTAGGCTATAGTGCGAGTCGTTTTAGCTTTAATGTTAAGGGGGGGCGGTGTGAAAAATGCCAAGGCGATGGGGATATTAAAATAGAAATGCATTTCTTACCTGATGTGCTAGTGCAATGTGATAGCTGTAAAGGCACTAAATACAACCCCCAAACCTTAGAAATCAAAGTTAAGGGAAAATCCATTGCAGATGTGTTAAGCATGAGCGTAGAAGAAGCTTATGAGTTCTTTGCTAAATTTCCTAAAATCGCTGTGAAATTAAAAACGCTTATAGATGTGGGCTTAGGCTATATCACTTTAGGGCAAAACGCCACTACGCTAAGTGGGGGCGAAGCCCAAAGGATTAAATTAGCCAAAGAATTGAGCAGAAAAGACACCGGAAAAACGCTCTATGTTTTAGATGAGCCTACCACAGGTTTACATTTTGAAGATGTAAATAATCTTTTACAAGTTTTACACTCCTTAGTGGCATTAGGAAACTCCATGCTAGTGATTGAGCATAATTTAGACATTATTAAAAACGCTGATTACATTATAGATATGGGACCTGATGGGGGGGATAAAGGCGGACAAGTCATTGCTCAAGGCACGCCCTTAGAAGTCGCACAAAATTATCAACTCACTAAAAGCTATACAGCAAAATTCTTAGCCAAAGAATTTGAGCTAGAATAA